A single Cannabis sativa cultivar Pink pepper isolate KNU-18-1 chromosome 7, ASM2916894v1, whole genome shotgun sequence DNA region contains:
- the LOC133039832 gene encoding uncharacterized protein LOC133039832 — translation MLSPQSRGAREDELFTEEKMALIPNSLKWMIHEFLRLKDKRDIITISVPRGFIAPRTQIILSGEDLQQVATCNYIGNQGMLFGMMHIWESINGLRKIFKFYDPELLTVHGISDEEQSQSFDDAARRLANWLSLMNSNHQMFFIPWNIGMHWTLVVVVPKKIIHLNPLKGRPIPEEIEQMIGRAFMYIGDAHQYLGPWQGIAQANCPRQPKSQECGFYVLKYMTDIVARANPNRYIEDQKAFGGKKQYDPKTEILPLQRKWIEQLMAVIHGDD, via the exons atgctttctccacaaagccgtggtgcacgggaagatgagttgttcacggaagagaagatggcgttgatccctaattcgctgaaatggatgattcatgaattcctaaggctcaaagataaacgtgatataatcacaatttctgtcccccgaggattcattgcaccgcgtacccagatcattttatctggagaggatttgcagcaggttgctacgtgtaactacatcggcaaccagggaatgctgtttggaatgat gcacatatgggagagcatcaacggtctgagaaaaattttcaagttttacgacccagagcttctcacagtgcatgggatcagcgatgaagaacagagtcagtcttttgacgatgcggcaagacgattggctaattggttatcattaatgaacagcaaccaccaaatgttctttattccttggaatatcgg gatgcattggacgctagtggtggttgtgccaaagaaaattatccatttaaaccctctaaaaggccgcccaattcccgaagaaatagaacaaatgatcggaag ggcattcatgtatataggggacgcacatcagtatcttggcccgtggcaaggaattgcacaagcaaactgtccaagacaacctaaaagccaagaatgcggtttttatgttttgaaatatatgactgacatcgtcgcacgtgccaaccccaaccgttacatagaagatcaaaaagct tttgggggtaagaagcaatacgatccaaaaacagaaattttaccactacagcgaaagtggatcgaacaattgatggcggtgattcacggtgacgattga
- the LOC133039831 gene encoding uncharacterized protein LOC133039831, whose protein sequence is MHIEKNVCESIIGTLLDIPGKTKDGLNSRLDLVEMGIRQSTAPEKKGERLYLPPACFTLSKKEKQTVCKSLANMKVPDGYSSNIKNLVNETELKLMGLKSHDCHALMQHLLPIAIRSVLPKNVRECLTHVCIFFNRLCGKELELDKLDALHEHVVKTLCNLEKFFPPSFFDIMIHLMVHLVREARLCGSVWARWMYPFERNMKVLKSYVRNHYRPEACMVECYISEEAVEFCSEYMAGVEAIGISKPRTDPDDVDRGLRGKGTMVTVSKLELDQAQLVVMNNNAEVQPYITDHMELLQSMVPRNQKNKQKWVADQHRQTFIGWLRNTIIAKLNEPNHGVSDVLSRIALGPTFAVAKHEAYINN, encoded by the exons atgcatattgaaaaaaatgtgtgtgagagtATTATTGGTACCTTACTTGATATTCCCGGCAAAACTAAGGACGGTCTAAATAGTCGTTTAGATCTCGTTGAAATGGGTATACGACAATCTACGGCACCCGAGAAGAAAGGTGAACGTTTATATTTGCCTCCTGCTTGTTTCACTTTATccaaaaaagagaaacaaacagtttgcaaatcacttgcaaatatgaaagtacccgatggttactcgtctaacatcaaaaacttggtgaatgagactgaattgaaactaatgggtctgaaatcacatgattgtcatgcgttaatgcaacatctacttccaattgccattagatcagtcttgccaaaaaatgttcgagagtgtttgacacatgtttgcattttctttaatagGCTGTGCGGGAAGGAATTAGAATTGGATAAGTTAGATGCATTACATGAACATGTAGTCAAAACATTGTGCAACCTGGAAAAGTTTTTTCCGCCATCTTTTTTCGACATCATGATCCATTTAATGGTTCATCTAGTGAGAGAAGCAAGGCTGTGTGGGTCGGTGTGggcgagatggatgtatccatttgaaagaaatatgaaggtacttaaaagttatgtgcgtaaccactatcggccagaagcatgtatggttgagtgctacatatctgaagaggctgtggaattttgttcagagtacatggctggagttgaggcaataggaattagcaaaccaagaactgacccagatgatgttgatagaggattaaggggcaaagggacaatggtgacagtgtccaagcttgaactagatcaagctcaattagtcgtgatgaacaataacgcagaggttcaaccatatataac tgaccatatggagctgttacaatcaatggttccaagaaatcaaaaaaataaacaaaaatgggttgcagaccaacatcgtcaaactttcattgggtggttaaggaataccattatagcaaagttgaacgaaccgaatcatggagtatctgatgtgttgagtcgtattgcccttggaccaacttttgcggttgcaaagcatgaagcgtacattaataactga